The Phaeocystidibacter marisrubri genomic interval CCGATGTTGCCTTTTCAGCACGCTGAATGGACTCCATAATTTGGCGTTCCTCTTCCTCGCTAAAGAAAAATCGTTTTTCCTTTTCTTTACCCATTAAAACTGCACTTGAGGTGCGTTCTCTGCGCCTTGGTTTGCTTCAAAATATCCAGTGCGAGTTTCCATTCCACTCATTCCAGCTACAATGTAACCTGGGAATCTTCTCGCTTTGGCGTTATAAGATTGAACGGTGTTGTTGAATTTGTCGCGCTCAATTTTAATCCGATTCTCAGTGCCTTCCAATTGAGTTTGTAATTGAGAAAAGTTGGAGGTCGCCTTTAACTCTGGATATTTTTCAACGGTAACCAGAAGTCGGGATAATGCGCCCGAAAGTTGTTCTTGAGCGGCTTGAAAGCGTTGGATATTAGC includes:
- a CDS encoding LemA family protein, which codes for MAKKLFLILVVVFAGLGIIAVFTYFNTYNSLVTLDEKVDAQWGNVQSAYQRRADLIPNLVATVQGAADFEKSTITDVIQARSNATSINLNADQLTPANIQRFQAAQEQLSGALSRLLVTVEKYPELKATSNFSQLQTQLEGTENRIKIERDKFNNTVQSYNAKARRFPGYIVAGMSGMETRTGYFEANQGAENAPQVQF